The genomic stretch CGATGCCTGGAACAACGTGTTCGGCTGATGCAGGGGGCTTCCCCACGCCTCACCGGGCTCCTGCTGCTCGCGCCGGCACTGATCTTCCTCGCGGTCTTCTACCTGGTGCCGCTGGGCAGCATGGTCGAGGAAAGCCTGCGCTCCTCGGCAGCCGATCTCGACCCACGGCCCGGGCTGAGCCTCTCTCAGTTCGAGCGTGTCTGGGGCTCGGGCCGGTCCTGGCGGGCGCTGGAGCGGACGGTGCGGATGTCGGCCATCTCGACGCTGCTCACGCTGCTGATCGCCTATCCGATCGCGCTGTTCCTGTTCCAGGTTCGGCCGCTGTGGCGCACCGCGATCCTGATCACCGTCTTCGTCTCGCTCGCGTCCAGCCTCATCGTGCGCAACTACGGCTGGCTGGTGACGCTGGCCGATGCGGGGCCGGTCAACCAGCTTCTGCTGGCGCTCGGCCTGACGGAGGAGCCGCTGCGCCTCGTCTATAGCGAGGGTGCGACCATCGTGGCGCTGGTGCATTACGCCCTGCCCTTCATGATCCTGCCCATCTATGGCGCGCTGACCCGCATTCCGCCCTCCTATATCGAGGCCGCGCAATCGCTGGGGGCGGGGCCATGGCGCGCCCTTTTCGGAACCGTGCTGCCGCTTTCCATGCCGGGCATCTTCGGCGGCACCACGCTGAGCTTCGCCATCTGCATGAGCGCCTTCGTCACACCGCTGATGCTGGGTTCACCGGCCACGGCGATGATCAGCCAGGTGGCCGCGGAGCAATTCCTCATTCAGCTGAACTTCCCCTTCGGCTCGGCGATGATCGTGGCGCTGACCCTCGTCACCTTCGGCATCCTGCTGGCCTATACGCTGATCATCCGCATGCTGTTCCGCCACCATGCCTGACGCGAAGGGCTTCCGCGCCGTGGTGGCGCTGCTGGCCACACTGGGCCTGGCCTTCCTGGTCTTTCCCGTGATCTTCACCGGCGTCGTCGCCTTTGGCGGCTCCATCTTCATCGAATTTCCGCCGCAGAGTTTCTCGTTGCGCTGGTTCGAGAATATCGGGCGCATCAACCGCATCTGGGACGCGACGCTGACGAGCCTGTATATCGGCCTGCTCACCGCGGCCATCGCCACCGCCATGGGGGCCGCCGCGGCGCTGGCGCTGGTGCGCAGCCCCCTGCCGGCCAAGGCCGTGCTGACCTCCCTGCTGCTCTCGCCCATCGCGCTGCCCATCGTCGCCATCGGCATCGCGCTCATCCAGTTCTTCATCCTGCTGGGGGTCGCCTTCACCTGGTGGAGCCTGGTCATCGGCCATGTGGTGCTGGTGGTGGCCTATCCCGTGCGGACGGTGGCCGCGGCCCTCACCCTCTCCAACCCCGCGCTGGAGGAGGCCGCGGGTTCGCTCGGCGCCTCGCCCTGGCAGGTTTTCCGCACGGTGACGCTGCCGCAGATGGCACCAGGCCTGGTCAGTGGCTTCCTCTTCGCTTTCCTCATCAGCTTCGACAACTACCCGATCAGCGTGTTCCTCGTGCGCGGCGATCTGACCACGCTGCCGATCGAGCTGTTCAACTACATCAGCCAGAATCTGGACCCGACGCCGGCTGCCTTCTCCTCCGCCTATGTCGCCATCATCGCGACGCTGATCCTGCTGGCCGAGCGGCGCTGGCGGATCATCTCCCTCTCCATCCCCCGCTGAGGAGCGCGCATGGCCCGGCTTGAGCTCGATCGCGTTGCGGTGACATTGGGCGGCAATCGCGTGCTGCACGGCGTCAGCCTGGATGTGGCGGATGGCGAATGCGTGGCGCTGCTGGGACCCTCGGGCTGCGGCAAGACGACCACCCTGCGCGCCATCGCGGGCTTCACGCCGGTGGCCTCGGGCGAAATCCGCATCGCCGGGCATTCCGTGCTGGGGCTGCCGCCGCACAAGCGCAATCTGGGCCTGGTGTTCCAGGACTACGCGCTGTTTCCGCACATGAATGTCGCGCAGAATATCGGCTATGGCCTGCGCATGCGCGGCGTGGATCGCGGCACCATTGCCAAGCGGGTCGAGGAAGCACTGAGCCTGGTGCGCCTGGACGAGATGGCTGAGCGCTTTCCCGCACGGCTCTCCGGCGGGCAGCGCCAGCGCGTGGCACTCGCCCGCGCGCTGGTGATCAAGCCGGATATCCTGCTGCTGGACGAACCCCTGGGCGCCCTGGACCGCAAGCTGCGCGATGCGATGCAGGTGGAACTCAAACGCATCCATCGCGAGGTGGGGGTCACCACCATCATCGTGACGCATGACCAGGAGGAGGCGCTGTCCCTTGCGGACCGCGTCGCCGTCATGTTCGCGGGCGATATCCGCGAGGTGGACAAGCCGGCCCAACTCTATGCCCGCCCGCGCAGCCGCGCGGTCATGGATTTCCTCGGCGAAGCGAATTTCCTGCCCGCCGACGTGACGGCGGAAGCCCTGCTTCGCCTGCCTGGCGGCGCCCTGCTTGGCCTGCCGGATGGCACCGCCACCACGCCGCGCCCCATGCGCATCGGCATCCGCCCGGAGCATATGCTGATCCTGGCCGAAGCCGGCTCCGGCAGCATTCCGGCGCGGGTGCTGGAAATCGTCTATAAGGGCGCGCATGCCGCACTCTATGCGCAAGGGCCGGAGGGACTGTCGCTCTCGGCCAGCCTGCCCGCCGGCGATCTGGCGGCGCCGCCGGTGATCGGTGACACTGTGCATCTGCGCCCCGATCCGGCGCGAATGATCCTGTTCGAGGAGAATGCGCCATGACCAGCGAACGCGCCATGCACGATATTGGCGGCCTTGATCTCGGCCCGATTGACCGCAGTGAGCACCCGCGCACGCTCTACGAATTGCGCGTCGATGCCATCCTCATGCTGCTCACCAGCCCTGGCTGCGGCGCCTTCAAGGTGGATGCGCTGCGCCGCGCCATCGAGGAATTCTCCCAGGATGACTATGACCACCTGCCCTATTACGACCGCTGGCTGCAGGCGCTGACCAACCTGCTGGTCGAGCAGCAGGTGCTGAACCGCGCCGAGATTGACGCCCGCGTGGCAATGATCACGGAGGAACTCGCCCATGAGCATTGAGCAGCGCTTCCAGCCCGGTGCGCGGGTGCGCGTGGCAAGCCGCAAGCCGCAGGGCCATTGCCGCACGCCCTTTTATCTGCGTGGCCATCGTGGCGTGGTGCAGGCCTGTGCCGGCCGCTTCCATGACCCGACGCAACTGGCGCAACACCGGCCCGGCCTGCCCAAGCTGATCCTCTATCGCGTTCGCTTCGCGCATCTCGGCCCGGATGGCCAGGAAACGCAGGATGAGATCGAAGCCGACATTTACGAAGACTGGCTGGAAAGCGAGGCCGCCGCATGAGCACGCCGCATGACCATCATGACCACGATCACGACCATGACCACGCACCGATCGAGGAGCATGACGCCCACCCCGGCCCCTTCCAGATTCTTGAACGCGCCGTGCGCGAACTGCTCATCGAGAAGGGCGTCCTGACGGCCGAGCAGATCACCCGGCAGATCGAGCTCCAGGAAGGCCGCACGCCGGAGCTGGGTGCCAGCGTCATCGCCAAGGCCTGGACCGATCCGGAATTCCACGCCGCGTTGAAGCACGACGCCCGCGCTGCCGTGGCGAAGCTCGGCATCACCATCCCCGATGCGCCCGAACTCATCGCGCTGGAGAATGAGGAAGGGCTGCACCACGTCATCGCCTGCACGCTCTGCTCCTGCTATCCGCGCATGCTGCTCGGCGTGCCGCCCGCCTGGTACAAGAGCAAGGCCTATCGCGCGCGCGTCGTGCTGGACCCGCGCGGCGTGCTCGCGGAATTCGGGCTGACTTTGCCGGAGGAGACGCGCATCCGCGTCGTGGATAGCACGGCCGATCTGCGCTACCTGGTCATTCCGCGCCGCCCTGCCGGCACGGAAGGCTGGGACGAGGCGCGGCTCGCTGCCCTGGTGACGCGGGATTCCATGATCGGCACCGCTGTTGCGCTGCCGCCCGAATAGGGCTCAGCCCACCGGTGCGCCGATCGCTTCCAGCGCATGGCGCGCCACCTCCATATCCTCGGAGTAATGGCCGCCGCTGATGCCGATTGCGCCGATCATCTGCCCCTCCTCCATCACCGGATAGCCGCCGCCGAAGATGATCAGGCGCGGGGTATGGGTGATGCCATGCAGCAAGGGCGGATCATTCTTGATGAAATCCCACCAGACATGGGTGGGAATGCCAAAGGACGTCGCCGTCCAGGCCTTGTCCTGCGCGATCTGCACCGTCAGGTGGCCAGCGCCATCCATGCTGTGAAAGCCCTTCAACTGCCCCGCCTCATTCACGATGGCGATGGACATGGCCTTGTCCATCTCGCGCGATTTCTCGATGGCGGCGGCGATCAGCTTCTGCGCCGTCTCGGCATCCATGCTGCGCTTGATGATGCTCATGTGGCTCTCCTCGGGGTGGGGTGATCAGATGGCGCGGGCGGCGACCTGCGCCTCGACCAGCGCGTGATGGACGCGGCGCGGGGCGAAGGCATCGCCGATCAGGTGGATGCGCTCCTGCCCCGCCTCGCGCAGCTCGGCCTGGAGGCCGTTGCGCGCGCGCTGCGCACCGACCCAGAGCAGCCCGGCGCAATCCTCGATGCGGATTTCACGCCCGGTGAGGTAGTGGCGCAGCACCACCGCACCGCGTTCGATGCGATGCGCCTCCATGGAGGTGTGATGCTGCACTCCCGCCTGGTCCAAGGCGCGCAGCGTCGCGATGCGCGAGACCATGGGCAGTTCGCGCAGGGGCTCGAAGAAGCGGGTGGCGAGCACCATCTGCCCACCCCGCGCTGACGCCAGCGCGGCAGCGGCCTCGGCCACGGCCGCGGCCCAGAAATACCCATCCTCATCCATCAGCACGAGACGCTTGACCGGCACGGTGCGGAACCGCGCAAGCTCCCGCACCGAGGCGGCGGCGATGAGCGGCACGCTGCCGTCGCTGGGCAGGGATGGCGTCACGGGCTCGGCGCCCGTCGCCAGGATCACCGCATGGGGTTTTTGCGCCAGGATGGCCGATGCCGTCGCGCGCGCGCCGAGGTGGATCTCCACCCCCAGGCGCTGCAGATGGCCGATCTGGAATTCGGTGAGGTGCCGTAATTCGGCGCCATGCGCGAAGGCCGCGGCTTCGGCGAATTTTCCGCCCAGAAAGGAATCCTGCTCGATCAGCGAGACGCGCATGCCACGCTCCGCCGCCACGCGCGCGGCCTCCATGCCGCCCGGACCGCCACCGACCACGATGACCCGATGCGGCTGCGCCCGCTTGAGCTTGCCGAAATGATGCTCCCGCCCCGCCAGGGGGTTGGTGGCACAGCCAATGGGCTCGGCCGAGGAAATCCAGTCCCAGCATTGGTTGCAGGCGATGCATCGGCGGATTTCATGCGCGCGCCCGCTGGCCGCCTTGTTCGGCCATTCGGGGTCCACGATCAGCGCGCGGCAGAGGCCCACCATGTCCCCATCGCCCGAGGCGATGATGGATTCCGCCTGCTCGGGCGTCTGGATGCGCGTGCTTTGCACCACCACCGTAGCCTCGCCCACGGCGCGCTTCACCTCGGCCTGGATGGCGCGATAGGCGGTTTGCGGCCAATGGCGATCGGGCAGATGCGTCTCGATCGTGTTGAAATTGCCCTGGCTGAGCGAGACGTAGTCACAAAGCCCGGCAGCGGCCAAACGGGCGGCGATCTCGCAGGCCTGGGCGACATCCACGCCGCCCTCGGTGAATTCCTCCACCGCCATGCGATAGCCGAGGATGGCGCGATGACCGAGGCGCCGGCGCACGCCCTGCAGGATCTCGGTCGGGAAGCGCAGCCGGTTTTCCAGGCTGCCGCCGTAGCGATCGTCGCGCGCGTTACTATACGGCGAGACGAATTGTCCGATCAAATGTCCCTGGGCGCCATGCACTTCGACGCCATCCGCGCCGGCTTCGCGGGCATGAAGTGCCGCGGTGACGAAGCATTCCACCATCTCCTCCACCTCGCGCGTGGTCATCGCGTGGGGTGTGCCGCCGCTGCGCGGGCAGGCGATGGCGGAGGGCGCAAGCAGCGTGCCGACGCGCCGCCCCAGATGCTGCCGCCCGCCGTGATTGAGCTGCATGATGAACAGGCCGCCCGCCTGCTGCGTTGCTTCCGTGATGCGGCGAAGGCCAGGGATCACGCCCCGGTCGAACAGCGGAATCGCTGCAGGAACCACGGAATCCGCGGGGTGTAGCCGGGCCGACTCACTGACGATCACGCCAGCGCCGCCCTGAGCCACCGTGGTGTAGAAGGCGAGCATTCGCTCGCCCACGCGGTTCTTCTCGGCGAGGTTCGATGTGGTGGCGACGCGCATGACGCGGTTGCGTGCCACCACCGGTCCGATGCGGATGGGAGAAAAAAGCTTCGGGAAAACCTGGTTCTGCATCTCGCTCGGCATGGGCCGGAGCACCCTCCATTTTGGCGGAGCAGACCACGACAAATACTTCCGGACAAGTCGCTTGCCGAGCGCGCCCCGATGCTCAATGCTCTCGGCCGCACAGGATCGCGACGGGAGACGGGATGGCTGCCCTCAACATCGGTTTGAGCCTCTTCTGGGTCCTCTTCGGCCTCGCGCTGGCGCAGCAATCCCTGGCACTTGGTCTGGGCGGGCCGGGCGGGCCGGGCTCCGGCCTCTTCCCGCTGCTTTCGGCCCTGCTGATCATCATGGGTGGTGCCGGCGTGCTGCTGCGCGATCTGCGACGCGCCGGCCCGAATGAGGAACTGGCCGAGCGCTTCTGGATGGCGCGCGGCGCGGCACTTCGCGTCGGGCTGCTGATCCTGGTGATGACGGGCATGATCCTCGCCGTGCCATCGCTTGGCTTCGCGCTGTCGGGCGCCATCGGGCTGCCCTTGCTGTTCCGCACCATCGCGCCGCATTCGCCCTGGTGGTTCGCGCTGCTGGTCGGCGCGGTGGCGGCGGCCATCGTGCATCTGCTCTTCGCGGTCCTGCTCGGCACGCCCTTGCCGCGCGGGCCGCTGGGCTTCTGAGCCGATGGAAGCGAGCCTCCTTGCCCTCTCCGGCGGCTTTGCCGCCATCCTGACACCGGGCACGCTCTACTACATTTTCATCGGCAGCCTGATCGGCACACTGATCGGCGTGCTGCCCGGCATCGGCCCCCTGGCCGCGCTTTCGCTGCTGCTGCCAGCGACGATCGCGCTGCCGCCGGTCGCTGCCATCGCCATGCTGTCGGCGATTTTCTATGGCTCCATGTATGGCGGCTCGATCACCTCCATCCTGGTGAATATCCCGGGTGAGGCCGCTTCCGTCGTCACCTGCCTGGATGGCCATGCCATGGCCAAGCAGGGGCGCGCGGGGGCGGCGCTGGGCATGGCGGCGCTTGGCTCCTTCTTCGCCGGCACCTTCGGCATCGTGATCCTCACCTTCTTCTCGCCGGCCCTCAGCGGCTTCGCCATTCGCCTCGGCCCGCCCGAATATTGCGCGCTGATGGTGCTGGGCCTCGTTTGCACCATCCTCATGATCCAGGGCTCGGCGCTGAAGGGCATGATCATGATCGGCCTCGGCGCTGCCTTCGCGACGCAGGGGATGGATGTGGTGAGCGGCGAGTTCCGCTTCACCTTCAACACCATCGAACTGACCGCGGGGATCGAGTTGATCGCCGTGGTGATCGGCCTGTTCGGCGTCTCGGAAATCCTGACCAATGTGGAGCAATCGGCACCCGGGCTCTCCATCAAGACGAAGCTGCGCAACCTCTGGCCCTCACGCGCCGATTGGGCGGCGAGCTGGGCGCCCATCCTGCGCGGCAGCGGCCTTGGCTTCGCGGTGGGGCTGGTGCCGGGCGGCGGGCCGGTCACGGCCTCCTTCCTCTCCTACGCGGCCGAGCGGCGCATCGCGAAAGACCCCTCCAGCTTCGGCCAGGGTCGGATCGAGGGCGTGGCCGGCCCCGAGGCC from Sediminicoccus sp. KRV36 encodes the following:
- a CDS encoding ABC transporter permease, translating into MQGASPRLTGLLLLAPALIFLAVFYLVPLGSMVEESLRSSAADLDPRPGLSLSQFERVWGSGRSWRALERTVRMSAISTLLTLLIAYPIALFLFQVRPLWRTAILITVFVSLASSLIVRNYGWLVTLADAGPVNQLLLALGLTEEPLRLVYSEGATIVALVHYALPFMILPIYGALTRIPPSYIEAAQSLGAGPWRALFGTVLPLSMPGIFGGTTLSFAICMSAFVTPLMLGSPATAMISQVAAEQFLIQLNFPFGSAMIVALTLVTFGILLAYTLIIRMLFRHHA
- a CDS encoding ABC transporter permease → MPDAKGFRAVVALLATLGLAFLVFPVIFTGVVAFGGSIFIEFPPQSFSLRWFENIGRINRIWDATLTSLYIGLLTAAIATAMGAAAALALVRSPLPAKAVLTSLLLSPIALPIVAIGIALIQFFILLGVAFTWWSLVIGHVVLVVAYPVRTVAAALTLSNPALEEAAGSLGASPWQVFRTVTLPQMAPGLVSGFLFAFLISFDNYPISVFLVRGDLTTLPIELFNYISQNLDPTPAAFSSAYVAIIATLILLAERRWRIISLSIPR
- a CDS encoding ABC transporter ATP-binding protein translates to MARLELDRVAVTLGGNRVLHGVSLDVADGECVALLGPSGCGKTTTLRAIAGFTPVASGEIRIAGHSVLGLPPHKRNLGLVFQDYALFPHMNVAQNIGYGLRMRGVDRGTIAKRVEEALSLVRLDEMAERFPARLSGGQRQRVALARALVIKPDILLLDEPLGALDRKLRDAMQVELKRIHREVGVTTIIVTHDQEEALSLADRVAVMFAGDIREVDKPAQLYARPRSRAVMDFLGEANFLPADVTAEALLRLPGGALLGLPDGTATTPRPMRIGIRPEHMLILAEAGSGSIPARVLEIVYKGAHAALYAQGPEGLSLSASLPAGDLAAPPVIGDTVHLRPDPARMILFEENAP
- a CDS encoding SH3-like domain-containing protein, with protein sequence MTSERAMHDIGGLDLGPIDRSEHPRTLYELRVDAILMLLTSPGCGAFKVDALRRAIEEFSQDDYDHLPYYDRWLQALTNLLVEQQVLNRAEIDARVAMITEELAHEH
- a CDS encoding SH3-like domain-containing protein, whose amino-acid sequence is MSIEQRFQPGARVRVASRKPQGHCRTPFYLRGHRGVVQACAGRFHDPTQLAQHRPGLPKLILYRVRFAHLGPDGQETQDEIEADIYEDWLESEAAA
- a CDS encoding nitrile hydratase subunit alpha codes for the protein MSTPHDHHDHDHDHDHAPIEEHDAHPGPFQILERAVRELLIEKGVLTAEQITRQIELQEGRTPELGASVIAKAWTDPEFHAALKHDARAAVAKLGITIPDAPELIALENEEGLHHVIACTLCSCYPRMLLGVPPAWYKSKAYRARVVLDPRGVLAEFGLTLPEETRIRVVDSTADLRYLVIPRRPAGTEGWDEARLAALVTRDSMIGTAVALPPE
- a CDS encoding heme-binding protein, producing MSIIKRSMDAETAQKLIAAAIEKSREMDKAMSIAIVNEAGQLKGFHSMDGAGHLTVQIAQDKAWTATSFGIPTHVWWDFIKNDPPLLHGITHTPRLIIFGGGYPVMEEGQMIGAIGISGGHYSEDMEVARHALEAIGAPVG
- a CDS encoding FAD-dependent oxidoreductase, producing the protein MPSEMQNQVFPKLFSPIRIGPVVARNRVMRVATTSNLAEKNRVGERMLAFYTTVAQGGAGVIVSESARLHPADSVVPAAIPLFDRGVIPGLRRITEATQQAGGLFIMQLNHGGRQHLGRRVGTLLAPSAIACPRSGGTPHAMTTREVEEMVECFVTAALHAREAGADGVEVHGAQGHLIGQFVSPYSNARDDRYGGSLENRLRFPTEILQGVRRRLGHRAILGYRMAVEEFTEGGVDVAQACEIAARLAAAGLCDYVSLSQGNFNTIETHLPDRHWPQTAYRAIQAEVKRAVGEATVVVQSTRIQTPEQAESIIASGDGDMVGLCRALIVDPEWPNKAASGRAHEIRRCIACNQCWDWISSAEPIGCATNPLAGREHHFGKLKRAQPHRVIVVGGGPGGMEAARVAAERGMRVSLIEQDSFLGGKFAEAAAFAHGAELRHLTEFQIGHLQRLGVEIHLGARATASAILAQKPHAVILATGAEPVTPSLPSDGSVPLIAAASVRELARFRTVPVKRLVLMDEDGYFWAAAVAEAAAALASARGGQMVLATRFFEPLRELPMVSRIATLRALDQAGVQHHTSMEAHRIERGAVVLRHYLTGREIRIEDCAGLLWVGAQRARNGLQAELREAGQERIHLIGDAFAPRRVHHALVEAQVAARAI
- a CDS encoding tripartite tricarboxylate transporter TctB family protein — encoded protein: MAALNIGLSLFWVLFGLALAQQSLALGLGGPGGPGSGLFPLLSALLIIMGGAGVLLRDLRRAGPNEELAERFWMARGAALRVGLLILVMTGMILAVPSLGFALSGAIGLPLLFRTIAPHSPWWFALLVGAVAAAIVHLLFAVLLGTPLPRGPLGF
- a CDS encoding tripartite tricarboxylate transporter permease, with the translated sequence MEASLLALSGGFAAILTPGTLYYIFIGSLIGTLIGVLPGIGPLAALSLLLPATIALPPVAAIAMLSAIFYGSMYGGSITSILVNIPGEAASVVTCLDGHAMAKQGRAGAALGMAALGSFFAGTFGIVILTFFSPALSGFAIRLGPPEYCALMVLGLVCTILMIQGSALKGMIMIGLGAAFATQGMDVVSGEFRFTFNTIELTAGIELIAVVIGLFGVSEILTNVEQSAPGLSIKTKLRNLWPSRADWAASWAPILRGSGLGFAVGLVPGGGPVTASFLSYAAERRIAKDPSSFGQGRIEGVAGPEAANNAAVSSGMIPLLSLGIPGNAVTALLMGALIINGVQPGPMLIVENPQIFWGVVASLYVGNVFLLILNLPLVGLWVQLLRVPYSVLFPTIVLLAMVGTYSANRNIFDLWVMLGFGVLGWFLRKLGYELAPLVLAFVLAPLLEQSLRQSMVMSPDGAMIFLARPVAATLMVASALLLLFVAFKGRAATTQPGGSS